From the genome of Mastacembelus armatus chromosome 21, fMasArm1.2, whole genome shotgun sequence:
CTCTAACGCGTAAACCTGTTCAGTCTGTGACATTAAGTGGAtgatctgtctgtcagtcagtctgtctttgTGGTTTAGTCCATGTAATCATcatctgacattgttttttccAGTGCCTTCTCCCAGTGCCTTACGACTGGACACGACTGCCTCCTTTGGCACTGCCAGGGAAGTTGTTGCCATTAAAGACTACTGCCCATCCAGCTTCACCACCCTGAAGTTCTCTAAAGGGGACCGCCTCTATGTTCTGGACTCTTCAGGAGCAGAGTGGTGGTACGCCCATAACAACACAGAGATGGGTTACATCCCTGCAGCGTATGTGCAGCCCATCAACTACAGAGACTCGTCCTTCAGTGACAGTGGGATGATTGACACTGTGGGAGACAGTAGCGAGGAGGGAGCTAAAGAAATGGATCTTTTAGGAGAGTGGGCAGGAGTGATACTGAAACCAACCACCTTCCCAAATGGAAACCCTTTTGCAACAACCCATACCTCTACAAACCCTTTCCTACATGGGGGTCCTCAGAGCTCACTCGATCAGAACAGTAATGATAAATCAGTTGACCTCCTGCTGTTTGATACACTCTCTCCATCAGTGCCCAACTCCACCAGCAGCACTGCCGACGTCAATGGTTTTGGCAGTGGCATTTTTAACTTGAATGCCCTTAGTCCCACTGTAGGGGCGGGTCAGACACTGCGCAGGGACAACCCGTTTTTCAGAAGCAAAAGGTCTTACAGTCTGTCTGAGCTGTCCATCCTTCAGGCTCAGTCTGACACCCCTCAGGCCTCCAGCAGTTTCTTTGGAGGCCTTAAAGCCCCAGCGCCAGAGCAGTTCCAGAGCAGGGAGGATTTCCGTACAGCGTGGCTAACCCACCGTAAGTTAGCCAGGTCCTGTCATGACCTGGACTCGCTGGGTCAGAACCCAGGCTGGGGCCAAACACAGCCAGTGGAAACCAACATTGTTTGTCGTCTGGACAGCTCTGGAGGGGCTGTCCAGCTTCCAGACACCAACATCAGTATCCACATACCTGAGGGTCATGTGGCCCCAGGGGACACCCAGCAAATTTCAATCAAAGCTCTGCTCGACCCACCGCTAGAGCTAAACAATGACCGCTGCACCACCGTCAGCCCTGTGGTGGAGATTAAACTCAGCAACATGGAGACTAAGACCACCATTACTCTGGAGATGAAAGTGTCTGTGGTTGTAAAAATGGAAAGCAGGCAGACGACTGAAGTCTTGTGTGTCAGGAGTGATTGTAAAGAGGGGCCTTACACTCCCATTCCTCAGGCATACATGTATGGGGACACAGTCCAGGTGTGCCTGGATAACCTTGAAccctgcatgtatgtgtgtgttgtggctcAGTCCCAGTCCGTGTCGCCAGACTCCACAGTTTGGGAGCAAGTTGTTAAAAAGATCACCTTAGGAGTGTATGGTCCCAAACACATTCACCCGTCCTTCAAGACAGTTGTGGCTATGTTTGGTCACGACTGTGCCCCAAAAACACTCTTGGTGAGTGAGGCTGGCAAGCAGGCGCAGTCTGCCCCACCAGTAGCACTGCAGCTCTGGGGTAAACACCAGTTTGTCTTGTCCAGACCGCAGGACCTCCGTGTTGGAGTTTACTCCAACATGGCCAACTATGAGGTAAAGGCCAGCGAGCAGGCCAGAGTGGTCCGAGGCTTCCAGGTTAAACTAGGAAAAGTCAGCAGGCTTGTCTACATCATTGCTTCTCGTAACACTGATGATGTTTCTGATTTTACCTTGAGAATCCAGGTCAAAGATGACCACGATTGTATACTGGCTCAGTTTTGTGTCCAGACACCAACACCGCCACCCAAAGCAGGCCCAAGATCCTCCGGGCAGCGGCGCTTCCTGAAGAAGAAGGAAGTTGGTAAGATAGTCTTGTCTCCTCTTGCCATTGCCACCAAATATCCTGTTTTTCAGGACAGGAAGATAAACAACCTGAAGTTTGGAAAGTTAATCAAAACTGTCATCCGACAAACAAAAAATCAGTACTTGCTTGAGTACAAAAAAGGTGACTTTGTAGCTCTGTTGAGTGAGGAGAAGATCAAGCTGAAGGGGCAGCTGTGGACAAAAGAATGGTACATTGGTTATTATCAGGGCAAAATAGGACTTGTCCATGCAAAGAATGTGCTGGTGGTTGGGAAAGTTAAGCCCATTTACTTCAGTGGGCCTGAACTTACGACCTCATCGCTACTGGAACAGATCCTGAAGCCCTGCAAGTTCCTAACGTACATCTACGCCTCTGTAAGAACTATACTGATGGAGAACATCGGAAACTGGCGGGCGTTCGCGGACGCCCTCGGATACGTCAACCTGCCTCTGACACATTTCTGCCGCGCAGAGCTGGACAGCGAACCAGAGAGGGTCGCCTCAGTGCTGGAGAAGCTGAAGGAGGACTGCAACAATACAGAGAGCAAAGAGAGGAAGTCCTTCCAAAAAGAACTCCTGACAGTAAGTTACAGCCTTGGCATCCTCCTCTGTTGCAGTGACTTAGCATTTTCTCCAAGCCGCCGATTTcacaaaaatgcaaattgtTTTCCCCTGTTTTGAATTTTGAGTTTCAGTTGCATGTGATTTGTCCTTCATCTGTCCAGTTACATGGGggtttgtttctgtctccatCCTCTCACTCACTAGGAGATTTCTGTCACAGTTCATCCTTTACCCTGTTATCTGCCCacagctgctctgctctggGCTGTAGGCTGTGGTCCAGTCTGCTAATTCTGCTGGGAGTGCAGTCGATAACTGCTGTGTAGGCATCGAGGTCTAATCAAGACGGTGGAGAGCAGCAGAGTACTTCATCCTCATATGAGCAGCAGAGAATTCCCATATCAAAGtcagagtttaatgagatcttTAGTCCTGCATTTACAGTATGAAGTCATTTTTGAACTGAGACCACAGTAGTGTAGCGTAGCAGTGTCATGTGCTGTTGGTGAATATCTTCAAACTATATCCACAGGTGCTAATCCTGTGCAGAGCGGCAGCACATTCACAGCATAACCCTCCTCTCTTACGTCTGCTTTTCCAGAAAGCTTTAACTGGAAAATCAGATGTGTATCCTGAAGCCAAGTTCAACATCAGTTGGGATTTTATTCATATGAGTGAACAGATGTGTCCACAACAGATGCTTTTCTCATTTGGCCTTATTGAGCCGCTGCATCTCCCAGCACTGAAATGTAGATTTTCAGTGTCACCACAGGGAGACAGGACAGCTTCAGCTCCTAAACAGCTAATCCAGTCTGACTTGTGCTTATGAGCAAATGCTCTATAAAACTTTGCATATTcaattttatcttttttttgtattttatgtgtgtttgaaataCTGTGACAGTTTCCCCCTGTATACCACTGTTCCTACACTTCATTTCTCTGTCAGTTTCTCATCCTCCTGAGAGCCTCTGTCAGAGGTCATGAACACgctacagctgcagcaggaacacTGTAATTTTGTTAGGTTGTAAACACTAGTTAGAACCATTTATAGACAGAAAAACTACAGCATGGAAAAGAACATAATAAAAGGTGGTGAGTGAATATGGCCTTTCTGTGAGACTGTACTGTACAATTCATTTCTGAAcgtctgtttttgtgttatttctgtcaAGATTACCTAAACTACTAGTTATTGTGTGGACCATCAAAGCGTCCAGCAAATCTGAAATCACGAAAGTGTTTTGTGTAACAGACATAAATCTGTTGTTTGTGCAAAcatctgatgtttgttttctgttgggAAGTGGATTTGGTTGCGTGTGTGGGCCTCGGAGTGAGAGCTTGATGAGGCTGTCAGATGAAATCCTCATCTTCCTGTCCTCTAGCAGAGGAACAGTGTTCTGTGTTAGAGAGGACAATCCTTTTGATTTGTTGGTGTATCATTTGACATGGACAGACGTCTATTTTTAGAAGATGGAGAACCAAATCAAAAGCACTGTGGTCGCAGCAAAGAGCTGCCTTTGTGTTTGAATGTATGAATCCATTCTGGTCGGCTTTGATTACTGGTGGAGAAATGGACCATCAGCCgagcatgtgcacacatacgGTTCATTTGGCACAAACATGGATTGTTTCCCTTCACTCTTGGCCCTAATTAACTGGCTCTCAGGCTCAGGTGAGTGATATAAGTGAGATATAAGCCTGTTAATCCAGGGAACTAAAATGTGAACTGAGCTTTTAATGTCCTGCTGACACAGTTCGGTTTATTCCTGTGTTGGCAATGAGAGCTGAACGTTAAGAGGCAGAATTCAGGAAAAAGCTGTTGGTGGTTTGTCCACTTACAGACTCAACTCTAGATTTTGTTTGGATTGATTCTGCTGTCATGTAAACCATCCTAACAGAGCAGGGGAGCCTCAGAATCACAGAGAGCTGAACATCTCATCTACAAACTATCTCAGTAGTGACTGGACTGACAGTGAAGAGGCACCTTCCTGCTCTGCAGATGCTAAATACTGGAGTATTTATTTCACAAGacgttatttatttttagacagAAGCAGCAACAATAGTCCTTGTTACATAATACAAGTTCGTAGGCTAAAGATTTTACAATAATCAGTTGTCAATCCTACAGTCATAGCTTAAGgtgattattatttatgtttacaaTAATTACTTGTGTTTCTAGGTTTGTACTGAGCAACAAGCAGAAAGTGTAAACTGGCAAAATAAGGAGCAGCACAGGTTTGGATTTATCACCATGTGTCGCTGGATCGATGCCTCTTCCAGACCTGTTTTAAAAAGCCCACATCTGTGGGGAAGCTGAGCAGAAGGGAGCTGAGTGCCCCTCCAGTCCCTGTGACATCTGATCAGATGTCTGCATCACATTTGCACCGCTAACCTTTTGCCATGCTGTTCTTTTTCAGATATTCAGCTTGTTCATTTCAGAGGATTACAGCAGTTAaatcattcagtcattttgtcTGAACATTTCTAAAGATTTGATCGTTATCTGTCCACGTTTTGAAGGACTTTGTTTATTGTGCTGTAAAATATAAGCACTGGGGTGAGAACGAGGGCCCTGGGATGGGCGATGACATTCAATAACAAAACCAGCACAATGCAGTTACATGGTCAGCGTCTTAAACCCTCGGCCAACTGGGTGAATTCTGTTTGGAAACTTGGATCTAAGATAATGTGTCAGCAGGCTGGGACCAGCTTCAACTGATGGTGTCACTGCCCAGTCACAACAGAGCACTTCAAGCTAACAAGCTCTCTAGCATTGTTGCTAATATGACGATAACGTTTGATGCATACACACATCTTTTACTTAAAGAAAAGTATTTGTACAACAGTTAATTATTAAGAGTATGGTTTCCCATAAACCATTTACTAACTGTGGAGCACGTCATACTCAggagagggacagaggagacctCAGACTTGATCTTATCAGAGGGGTTGTTGAGCTGTTTTTATCCTTGGGTCAGGCGGAACTTTGTAAAATTGGATTCGTGAACAGAGGAATTCATAGCAATGCATCCTAGAAGCAAATTAATAATAATCCCGACCCATTTCCTGCTGCATGTATTCATTCTGGATGCTTCCATCAGAACATTTTGATGAGAGtcgtgttgttgttgtgtgagGAGCTTGTGCTGTTGTTGTCAGTGGATGATGGAAAGGCTCCAGGTTGTGTCTGTGGGATCTCAGGTCTACAGATGTTTCCTGCTCATTGttcagaaatgaaacagaagcttCAGTTCTGGACCTGCAGGCGCCTGCAGACCATGCAGCCTCCATGTCCTTCCCATAATCCTCCTTGACCTAGACCCCTTGTACCAGTAAGACCAGACCCCTGCTGTAGCCGGCATGTGGTCTCTGGCAGGCGAAGGCTGCTACACAGATAACAGGTCATGGTTTTAATGTTAGTGCAGTgctacacacagagagacattCTACATCGTTCACTTCAGTCTATGGCTGAGACAGCTCTCAGGTTCTTTTAAGGCCCCTGATTTTA
Proteins encoded in this window:
- the LOC113123582 gene encoding SH3 domain-binding protein 4; its protein translation is MAAHRIRATTNNNTSLPRCKSEGTLIDLSEGVSEASLTDVKVPSPSALRLDTTASFGTAREVVAIKDYCPSSFTTLKFSKGDRLYVLDSSGAEWWYAHNNTEMGYIPAAYVQPINYRDSSFSDSGMIDTVGDSSEEGAKEMDLLGEWAGVILKPTTFPNGNPFATTHTSTNPFLHGGPQSSLDQNSNDKSVDLLLFDTLSPSVPNSTSSTADVNGFGSGIFNLNALSPTVGAGQTLRRDNPFFRSKRSYSLSELSILQAQSDTPQASSSFFGGLKAPAPEQFQSREDFRTAWLTHRKLARSCHDLDSLGQNPGWGQTQPVETNIVCRLDSSGGAVQLPDTNISIHIPEGHVAPGDTQQISIKALLDPPLELNNDRCTTVSPVVEIKLSNMETKTTITLEMKVSVVVKMESRQTTEVLCVRSDCKEGPYTPIPQAYMYGDTVQVCLDNLEPCMYVCVVAQSQSVSPDSTVWEQVVKKITLGVYGPKHIHPSFKTVVAMFGHDCAPKTLLVSEAGKQAQSAPPVALQLWGKHQFVLSRPQDLRVGVYSNMANYEVKASEQARVVRGFQVKLGKVSRLVYIIASRNTDDVSDFTLRIQVKDDHDCILAQFCVQTPTPPPKAGPRSSGQRRFLKKKEVGKIVLSPLAIATKYPVFQDRKINNLKFGKLIKTVIRQTKNQYLLEYKKGDFVALLSEEKIKLKGQLWTKEWYIGYYQGKIGLVHAKNVLVVGKVKPIYFSGPELTTSSLLEQILKPCKFLTYIYASVRTILMENIGNWRAFADALGYVNLPLTHFCRAELDSEPERVASVLEKLKEDCNNTESKERKSFQKELLTALLKMDCQGLVARLVMDFVLLTTAVELAGRWRELAERLAKVSRQQMDAYEAPHRDRNGVVDSEAMWKPAYDFLVTWAAQIGDSYRDVIQELHMGLDKMKNPITKRWKHLTGTLILVNCLDALRSSAFSPATQDDYAI